The following are encoded in a window of Corvus moneduloides isolate bCorMon1 chromosome 26, bCorMon1.pri, whole genome shotgun sequence genomic DNA:
- the LOC116455948 gene encoding keratin, type I cytoskeletal 10-like has translation MNCSSKQPLKSCLRGSSGGGGEGSSSHSSASSRTITSRTSGGGRFSGSSCGGGSSRSSCSGGSGGYGRHSSYGGGMSSSSCGGRLGGGCYGGGMGHSSMGTGFRSGGSGFGGRFGGGFGGGGAGFSSGSFGSGGFYGGNVGILSNDEKLTMQSLNERLASYMETVRNLEKENAQLEQLIREWYQKQGPIGPKDYSHYYEKIEELQKQILIAAVETHKVLLDLDNTKMTAEDFRIKYEMESGLRQNVESDLNSLRPLLDNLTLTKSDLEMQFESLKEEIIDLKKNHEEEMKLLQSQSNGDVNVKMNAAPGEDLLKKLNEMRQEYEAIIQKNRAEVEKWYEGKMEEVSQQVHSSSQEMEASNQQISVLKREFQSLEIELQSQISLVDSLQSNLEDTERRYNMQLQQIQGMIGPLEEELASIHCEMESQNEEYKMLLGIKTRLEQEIQQYRVLLEEGQQGISTSQGGAGSGSSGGGGHGGSSGGGSCWSSGGGSSGGKTGGSYGRSSSSESGGGGSGGRTGGTCGKTSGGGGGSGGGGGGKSCLSRSSSSQSQPGNSCESPGGAENMKLCLEGNKTLERGATMEEVSEAIKHMRMGSFRKVEE, from the exons ATGAATTGCAGCTCCAAGCAGCCCCTGAAAAGCTGCCTGCGAGGGAGCAGCGGTGGAGGGGGTGAAGGGAGCAGCTCGCATTCCTCGGCCTCCTCAAGGACAATTACTTCCAGGACGAGTGGTGGTGGCAGGTTTTCTGGCAGCAGTTGTGGTGGAGGAAGCTCCCGGAGCAGCTGTAGTGGGGGAAGTGGTGGTTATGGCAGGCACAGTAGCTACGGAGGAggaatgagcagcagcagctgtggaggaaGACTGGGTGGTGGATGCTATGGAGGGGGAATGGGCCACAGCAGCATGGGAACAGGCTTCAGGTCAGGTGGGAGCGGCTTTGGGGGAAGGTTTGGAGGGGGCTTTGGTGGAGGTGGTGCTGGTTTCAGTAGTGGCAGCTTTGGCAGTGGTGGCTTTTATGGAGGGAATGTAGGAATTCTCTCCAACGACGAGAAGCTGACCATGCAGAGCCTTAATGAACGCCTGGCTTCCTACATGGAGACAGTCAGGaacttggaaaaggaaaatgctcaGCTTGAACAGTTAATCAGGGAATGGTACCAGAAGCAAGGCCCTATTGGCCCAAAGGACTACAGCCACTATTACGAAAAAATTGAAGAACTTCAAAAACAG ATTCTGATTGCGGCTGTGGAAACCCACAAGGTACTTTTGGACCTAGATAATACAAAGATGACTGCAGAAGACTTTAGAATAAA GTACGAGATGGAGAGCGGGCTCCGGCAGAACGTGGAGAGTGACCTCAACAGCCTGCGGCCCTTGCTGGATAACCTGACCTTGACCAAGTCCGACCTGGAAATGCAGTTTGAGTCTCTGAAGGAGGAGATCATCGACCTCAAGAAGAACCACGAGGAG GAAATGAAACTGCTGCAGTCCCAGTCCAATGGGGATGTGAATGTGAAGATGAATGCTGCCCCGGGAGAGGATCTGCTGAAAAAACTGAATGAGATGAGGCAAGAATACGAAGCTATTATTCAGAAAAACCGTGCAGAGGTTGAAAAGTGGTACGAAGGCAAG atgGAGGAAGTGAGTCAACAAGTCCACTCAAGTAGCCAGGAAATGGAGGCAAGCAACCAACAGATCTCTGTGCTCAAACGTGAATTTCAGAGCCTGGAAATTGAGCTGCAGTCGCAGATCAGTCTG gTGGACTCCCTGCAATCCAACCTGGAAGACACGGAACGTCGCTATAacatgcagctgcagcagatccAGGGCATGATCGGGCCCTTGGAGGAGGAGCTGGCCAGCATCCACTGTGAGATGGAGAGCCAAAACGAGGAGTACAAGATGCTCCTGGGCATCAAGACTCGCCTGGAGCAGGAGATCCAGCAGTACcgggtgctgctggaggaggggcagcagggcatTAG CACTTCacagggaggagctggcagTGGATCTTCAGGAGGAGGAGGTCATGGAGGAAGTAGTGGAGGAGGAAGCTGTTGGTCCTCAGGTGGAGGAAGCAGTGGAGGAAAAACTGGAGGATCCTATGGAAGATCTTCCTCTTCTGaaagtggaggaggagggagtggAGGAAGAACAGGAGGAACCTGTGGTAAAACTTCAGGtggaggaggtggcagtggtggaggaggagggggtAAATCCTGCCTCTCCCGCTCTTCATcttcccagtcccagcctggcaACTCTTGTGAAAGCCCAG GAGGTGCTGAAAACATGAAGCTCTGcctggaaggaaacaaaacactgGAGAGGGGGGCAACCATGGAGGAAGTGTCTGAAGCCATAAAACACATGAGAATGG GGAGTTTTAGAAAGGTTGAGGAGTGA
- the LOC116455953 gene encoding keratin, type I cytoskeletal 13-like, whose translation MSCNIKETITVSSKGRSSGGSCIIGGGGGARISSYGIGSGRGFSGRSYCGGVNYGGGLSVGSLAGGSYGGGNCYGNGLGFGLGGGVVVGGLGGDCLLSSCDEKVTMQNLNDRLASYLDKVKCLEKENAELECRIREWYATQGLSCEPRDYSCYYKEIEDLQNQIVCATIDNNKIILDIDNSRMAADDFRVKYETELALRQSVEADINGLRQVLDQLTLCRSDLEAQLESLREELCCLKKNHEEEMNCLRKQSTGDVSVEVNACPGPDLRQILEDLRCQYETLIARNRKEVEDWYECKIEEVNREVITSGQEVETCNNQVTELRRQLQTLEIDLQAQLSQRNNLESSLAETECQYNTLLGELQNQITCVEQQLAEIRAEIECQNQEYKTLLDVKCRLEQEIQTYRCLLEGGQQDLIHGGGIGTGGGVIRTSHTYTTTSAAHCQPQVPPCKTGDIQVTCRRICD comes from the exons ATGAGTTGCAACATTAAGGAGACTATTACTGTATCTAGCAAAGGCAGGAGCAGTGGTGGCAGCTGTATCattggtggtggtggtggagcaCGGATTTCTTCCTATGGCATAGGCAGTGGCAGAGGTTTTTCTGGAAGGAGTTACTGCGGTGGAGTGAATTATGGAGGGGGACTGAGTGTTGGTAGCTTGGCTGGTGGGAGCTATGGAGGTGGCAACTGCTATGGCAATGGCCTTGGGTTTGGCCTTGGAGGTGGTGTGGTTGTTGGTGGTCTTGGTGGCGACTGCTTGCTTTCATCCTGCGATGAGAAGGTCACCATGCAGAACCTCAATGACCGCCTGGCTTCCTACCTGGACAAAGTGAAGTGCTTGGAGAAGGAGAATGCTGAGTTGGAGTGCAGGATCAGAGAGTGGTATGCAACACAGGGCCTCTCCTGCGAGCCCCGTGACTACAGCTGCTACTACAAAGAGATTGAAGATCTTCAGAACCAG attGTCTGCGCAACCATTGATAACAACAAGATCATCCTGGACATTGATAACAGCAGGATGGCTGCTGACGACTTCCGTGTGAA GTACGAGACGGAGCTGGCCCTGCGCCAGAGCGTGGAGGCCGACATCAACGGGCTGCGCCAGGTGCTGGACCAGCTGACGCTGTGCAGGTCTGACctggaggcacagctggagtCGCTGCGGgaggagctctgctgcctgAAGAAGAACCATGAGGAG GAGATGAATTGCCTGAGGAAACAGTCAACTGGAGACGTGAGTGTGGAGGTCAATGCCTGCCCTGGACCTGATCTCAGGCAAATCTTGGAGGATTTGAGATGCCAGTATGAAACACTGATAGCGCGCAACCGCAAGGAAGTCGAGGATTGGTACGAGTGCAAG ATTGAGGAGGTGAATCGGGAAGTTATTACAAGCGGTCAGGAAGTGGAGACGTGCAACAACCAGGTGACTGAACTGAGACGCCAACTGCAAACCCTGGAAATCGATCTCCaagcccagctcagccag agaaataaCTTGGAATCATCTCTGGCTGAAACAGAGTGCCAGTACAACACCCTTCTCGGTGAGCTACAGAACCAAATCACGTGCGTGGAGCAGCAGTTGGCTGAAATAAGAGCGGAAATTGAGTGCCAGAACCAAGAATACAAGACCTTACTGGACGTCAAGTGCCGCCTGGAGCAGGAGATCCAGACCTACCGGTGCTTGTTGGAAGGAGGACAGCAGGACCTCAT TCACGGAGGAGGAATCGGAACTGGTGGAGGGGTCATTAGGACGAGCCACACCTACACAACAACTTCAGCtgcccactgccagccccaggtCCCGCCCTGCAAGACCGGAGACATACAAG TGACCTGCAGGAGAATTTGTGATTAA